The genomic segment AATTGGAGACCAGCGACAATCGATCCCCTCCGGTGTCCGACCAGATCTTGGTGGAAGTCGTAAGTTGTCCAGGCCAAGTGTCCAGGGCCGATCTGAGGATTCTCCCAGCGGCCGGTCAGCCGGTCATCAGCGCCCTGGACAGACTCACCTACAACTTCAGAGTCACCAACCTGGCTGAGTTCGGCAACTCTGACGCAACCGGTGTGATCTTTGCGTTTGAAGTGCCCCAAGGAACCGCCTACTTGCAGGGCGAGACCGAACAGGGCAGTTGTCCGCAGGGAGGGGACGCGACAAGCGTGCAATGTCTTCTGGGGACGTTGGGCGCAAACTCGACTGTCGACGTGTCCATTACCCTCAAGCTCTCGCCCGACTTCACAGGCAGGCTCGCCCTCAATGCAGATGTCAGCAGTCAGCAATGCGATCCCTTCTCGCCCAACAATATGACTACCTCGCGTTCGGAGGAGGTTCCGCCCCAAACTGATCTGGAGGTCGTTTCCAAGCAATCTGCGCCCGCCAATCCCTCCATCGGAAATCTCCTCAACCAGAGCGTCAGCGTGTTCAACCGGGGACCGCGAAGCGCCGACAACGTGGCCCTCAACATCAGCCCTCCCCCCGACGTGCAAGTCGTCAGCGTGGACTCGGGGACTGGAACCTGTCAAGCGGCTTCCAGCGGGTACCGATGTACGTTCCTGCAATTGCCTGCGGGGCGTGAGTCCCTCGTGCACCTCTCATTCCAGCCGTCCGCCTCGGGTTTGCTGGAAACCGGCTTCTCCGTATCTTCCAACCTCGACGACTGGACCCCTGACAACAACCAACTCGAAATCGAGGTCGAAGTCGGCTCCAAAGAGGACTTGGCTTTCCCAGCGGCGCTCGACCCTGCAGTGCTGGGGGTGGCCGTGGTCAACTCCAGCAGCGAAGAGAACCGGGTCCTGATGCGTCTCTTGAATGCGCAGGGGCAGGTCGCTGGAGAAATACCAGGCATCGTATTGCCGCCCCTGGGACAGGCCGCCCAGCCCATTCCCGATTCTGGTCTAGGTCAAACCCTGTTGATATCGAGCGAAGGGCAAGCCATTCAGGGCTTTCTCTCTATTTTCCTGAACAGCTTGAGGAAGCTGGACGCGGTTGGCGGCCGGTTGACCGACGGCAGGGAGCTCTATTTCCCCAGAGCCCTGCAAAACGGCAGCGGACGGACGGTGTTGTTCGTCTACAATCCCCAAGAAAATCCCACCGATGTCCAACTGGAGCTGTTCACGCCTCAGGGAACACTGCGGGGGCAAGTCACGCGCATGCTCGAACCCCTGGGATCTTTTCTCGGCGACCTGAATACACTCTTCGGCCCCGAATTGGCCCAAAGCGATGGTTATATCCGATTGAGCAGTGCGCCGTTGCCCGTCCGCGGAGTGCAGATCATCGAAGACAACGAGACCCTTTCCGCCATCGCGGCACAGCCGACAATCTTCCCGGGGAGCCGAACTCTGCGCGCGCCCCACTTCTTCAATCTAGGCGACGGCGCCACCACCTTCGTAAGGCTCTTAAACCTGAGGGAGGAAGAGGTGCTGGTTCGCGCTCAGGTGATTTCCGATGAGGGCCAGCAATTTACGGCTGAGTTCCCTGTTTCCGGGCATCAGCTCGCCATTGTCGATCTGGCCGCAGAGATCCAGGCTCCCGTGGGCACTCTGGGTCACTTTGAACTCTCCTTCGAGAACTCTGATGAAAACGCCGGAGGCGAACCGCAGGTAGTCGCGATCGCCACCTACGTCGGTACCCAGGCCCAGACGCGTGCCAGCCTGCCTCTGATCCTCAATCCTCAAGGTCAGGTCCTCTTCCAACACGTGGCCCAAACCGAGGGGATCTTCCACGGTTTAGCCATATTGAATCCGGACGGGGGCGATCAAGCCGAAGTGGTCCTGACCGCGTTTGATCCAACTGCTCAAGAGACGGCCCAAAAACAAATCCAATTGGCAAGCGGCGAACGGCTCTTGGGCCTTCTCAACCAAGAGGTCTTCTTCGGTTCCTCTTTTTCTCAAAACGGTGGGTACTTGTTAGTGCAGAGTGACCAGCCTCTCGTCGTGTTCACAATCTTCGGGGGCGCCGCCTACCTGGCAGCCATCGAGGGGCAATATCCGATCTTCTCGGTGAGCCCGGCATCTAGCCTCGAGGAAGCGCGCTGAAAGGCGCCGCGCCACCCGCATCGATCAAGGCACTGCGCCTCGAGTAGCAGAGCGATAGGGTCTCAGGTTGCAGGGCGGGGGGCGGGAATCTCGGCGCCCAGGCGGGTGACGACTCGAGAGGCGGTCCGGACGGCCCGGTCAGCCGCTTCCTCCACCGCCTGCGGCCCCTTCCGCGCCAGGACGGCCAGGAAGGTGCCCGCGAAAGCGTCTCCGGCTCCAGTGGAGTCGATCGCTTCTCCAACCGCCGGGGCCGAGATCTCGATCGCTTGTCCGGGAAGCTCGATGAGCGCTCCTCCCTCCCCCAGCGTGGTGGCGGCGCAGGATAAGCCGTAGCGCTTCACCAGCGCACAGGTGGCGGCGCCCAGTCCTGTCTGCAAGAGCCGTGACTCCTCTTCGTTCATGAACAGGTAGTCGGTGGCGTCCAGCAGCCGCGCCAGGTTCTCGTCGTCGACATCGAGGCAGAGCGGATTCCAGGCCGCGCGGATTCCTGTCTGGCGGGCGGCCGCGAAAACCTCGGCGATCAATCCGCTATCGAGCATGGAGCAATAGAGGGCCCAGGGCTTGCGGCCAAGGGTTTGTTGGACGAAGTGCCGGCGCAACCGTTGGCGATCTTCCTCGATCACTTCGATGCCGGCGCCCAGCGTGCAGAGGACGCCCGAGTGGCCCAGCGAAACAAAGAGCGGCGTCTTGCGGGCCGAGCGATAGACGCCCTCAACCTCGACTCCCAGGCCTTGCAGGTAGGCTTTGTGGCCCGAGCTTTCAAAGTCGCTGCCCACGACTCCCACATAAGCTGTGCGGGCTCCGGCGTGAGCGCTGTAAGCGGCCGCGTTGGGAGCCTTGCCGCCGAAACCGAAGCCCCACCTGGAAAGCTGATGATGCCCCTCGGAACGCAGCACTCCCTCGACCTGCCCCAGCAGGTCATAAGTAGCGCTGCCGACGAAAACCAGATCCATCTCGGGGCCCACCTAGTCCAGCAACTTCACCACGACGGGGCCGTGGGCGCGGACTTTGCAGGCGTAGCGGTGGGAGCCGCATTGCATGCCGTTCTGCTCCAGGGTGGCGACTTCGTCCTCGTCGCAGGGGTTGAGGTATTCCTGTCCGGAAACGATCTTGACGGGATCGATGCCGCAGGTGCCGTTGCGGCAACTGGCCTCGATGTCGAGATCGTTCTCCTCGGCCACTTCCAGCAGGGTCTTGCCCGCCATGGGGTAGGACCGTCCGTCGATGGTGACCGTGACCTCCTCGGGGGGACGCTCCGGAGCAGGCTCCACGCCCGCCTGGGTGGAGGAGACGAGTTTCTTCTTCTCTTTCTTCTTGGGCGGCGCCTGCTTGAGGGCGAAGGTGAAATGGCTTTGCCCGATGCGGAAGCGGTCCTGGTGCTGGAGGATGGCCTCGCGGATGCGCAGCGCCGATCCGTTGCTGCTGTAGAGGTCGCGGACGAAGATCTGCCCCTCGCGCACCAGGATTTTGAGGTGGCGGCGGGAGAGGGTATGGTCGTCTTTGTCGGGGATGATGTCGGGTCCCTGTCGGCCCAGGATGGCGACCTCGCCTTCCTGCAAGTCGTGACGTTTGACCATCTCCCCCTGGGCGTTGTAGAGGGCCGCGTAGAATCCCTTCTCGCGCTCGCCCAGCAGCAAGAAGTGCTGTCCCACCCCGATCAGGTCGCCCTTGAAGACCTCGCGCTCATGGTCGGGATTGAGCATGA from the Acidobacteriota bacterium genome contains:
- a CDS encoding carbohydrate kinase family protein, with amino-acid sequence MDLVFVGSATYDLLGQVEGVLRSEGHHQLSRWGFGFGGKAPNAAAYSAHAGARTAYVGVVGSDFESSGHKAYLQGLGVEVEGVYRSARKTPLFVSLGHSGVLCTLGAGIEVIEEDRQRLRRHFVQQTLGRKPWALYCSMLDSGLIAEVFAAARQTGIRAAWNPLCLDVDDENLARLLDATDYLFMNEEESRLLQTGLGAATCALVKRYGLSCAATTLGEGGALIELPGQAIEISAPAVGEAIDSTGAGDAFAGTFLAVLARKGPQAVEEAADRAVRTASRVVTRLGAEIPAPRPAT